The following coding sequences are from one Natrarchaeobaculum sulfurireducens window:
- a CDS encoding bactofilin family protein produces the protein MSGSVDATGGSRIDGDVTAGGVVTLSGGANVGGSITTGNSLEIANGGTLGGSPASLEVCADLLLGGGSNLETTSVIVGGTLSNTALSGQGRGLSTTESGITVGGDLEFGGGAVVESVADVRVGGSVVWNADVLRTSGDLLVTGDLVVGQGARLDINGDIIVDGSVTINGNQFVATGDLTVGGDLTVGPGSAVDVDGTVTVDGSSSSY, from the coding sequence GTGAGTGGATCGGTCGACGCTACTGGCGGCTCCCGGATTGACGGCGACGTTACCGCTGGTGGCGTAGTTACACTCAGTGGCGGCGCGAACGTCGGTGGTTCGATTACGACCGGGAACTCACTGGAGATAGCTAACGGCGGTACTCTCGGTGGCTCGCCTGCCTCCCTCGAGGTCTGTGCCGACCTGCTACTCGGCGGTGGATCGAATCTTGAAACAACGAGTGTTATCGTCGGTGGAACGCTCTCAAACACTGCCCTTTCCGGACAGGGTCGCGGGCTTTCCACGACTGAATCGGGAATCACTGTGGGCGGAGACCTCGAGTTCGGTGGCGGTGCAGTCGTCGAAAGCGTAGCAGACGTCCGTGTCGGCGGGTCTGTCGTCTGGAACGCAGATGTGCTTCGAACGAGCGGCGATCTTCTCGTCACCGGTGACCTCGTAGTTGGACAGGGTGCTCGACTGGACATCAACGGCGATATCATCGTCGACGGTTCAGTTACGATCAACGGCAACCAGTTCGTGGCCACTGGCGACCTCACTGTCGGTGGGGATCTCACGGTTGGTCCAGGGTCGGCTGTCGATGTCGACGGAACTGTCACCGTAGACGGATCTTCAAGTAGCTACTGA
- a CDS encoding DUF7344 domain-containing protein has translation MSLRPVATLDARKEKDALFTALGNHRRRYVLYACNQAGGATTLSDVAEQVAAWEYDKPIEELTSTERKRVYTSIQQHHLSKLEDADLLDRVGNELVATERAKNLDIYLEVVPSKTIPWPLYYLGLAMVGAASITFAHIGWFPEALSVTVVGILFAIAISLSAVVHRYDSQRLHFGSTEIPPEIGD, from the coding sequence ATGAGCTTACGACCAGTTGCCACGTTAGATGCTCGAAAAGAAAAAGACGCGCTCTTTACTGCTCTCGGAAACCACCGACGCCGGTATGTGTTGTACGCTTGCAATCAGGCTGGCGGAGCAACGACACTTTCCGATGTCGCTGAACAGGTTGCTGCCTGGGAGTACGACAAACCCATCGAGGAGCTCACTTCTACCGAGCGCAAACGTGTCTACACATCGATCCAGCAACACCATCTCTCGAAACTCGAAGACGCTGATCTCCTTGACCGGGTCGGCAACGAGCTAGTCGCGACCGAGCGGGCGAAAAATTTGGATATTTATCTGGAGGTGGTGCCGTCGAAGACGATTCCCTGGCCGCTGTACTATCTCGGGTTAGCGATGGTCGGTGCGGCGTCGATCACGTTCGCCCACATCGGATGGTTCCCGGAGGCGCTCTCGGTAACTGTCGTTGGTATACTGTTTGCTATCGCGATCTCTCTATCGGCTGTCGTCCACCGATACGATTCACAGCGGCTGCACTTTGGGTCAACCGAGATACCGCCGGAGATTGGTGACTGA
- a CDS encoding tyrosine-type recombinase/integrase: MDVNDTSQGNSSRNRFARATLSDLYKRFLSRRQNRSPSTRAQYKRTIPRFVEFAEDNDITNPVEISSPLVDAYVDHLQSEYDSDATILTYTKNARTWLRWLSQRELCDESIYRILNKEELGLTPRARDEAIPKSEATGLLHRLRRRRRGSGMHALTELLWNGGPRIGGVHSLDVPDFDPEMEELRFRHRPATGTRLKNGNENSNTAGDGERNIVLKDEVISAIQLYIETERPDVTDEYGREPLFATEYGRASRSTLRRWVYEATSCRWSPRDADDCSCDGSCNPDSNVCPESYYPHAIRRGSIVNHLSGGLRRERASERFDVSVKVIKKHYDPRTEQDRLNDRREAVKQSWN, translated from the coding sequence ATGGACGTGAACGACACGTCCCAAGGGAATTCTTCTCGGAATAGATTTGCTAGAGCCACCCTCTCTGATCTCTACAAACGATTTCTTTCGCGCAGGCAGAATCGGAGCCCGTCAACGCGGGCCCAGTACAAGCGAACTATTCCTCGATTCGTTGAATTCGCAGAAGACAACGACATTACGAACCCAGTAGAGATTTCTTCACCGTTGGTTGATGCGTACGTCGACCACTTACAGTCAGAATATGACTCCGACGCAACGATCCTTACGTATACGAAGAACGCACGCACATGGCTTCGGTGGCTCAGCCAACGGGAACTATGCGACGAATCAATTTACAGGATCCTCAATAAGGAGGAACTGGGTCTGACTCCGAGAGCACGTGACGAGGCCATTCCGAAATCTGAAGCCACAGGTCTCCTTCATCGACTCCGGCGACGCCGACGAGGTTCAGGTATGCATGCTCTCACAGAGCTTCTCTGGAACGGTGGACCACGTATTGGTGGCGTACACTCTCTCGATGTCCCTGATTTTGATCCCGAAATGGAAGAACTCCGCTTCCGTCACAGACCGGCAACAGGAACGAGGCTAAAGAATGGAAACGAAAACTCGAACACGGCTGGTGATGGTGAGCGGAACATCGTGTTAAAAGACGAGGTCATAAGCGCAATACAATTGTATATCGAGACAGAACGGCCTGACGTTACTGACGAGTACGGCCGAGAGCCGCTATTTGCGACAGAATACGGACGGGCATCTCGGTCGACACTTCGCCGATGGGTGTACGAAGCTACGAGCTGCCGCTGGAGTCCAAGAGATGCGGATGATTGCTCGTGCGATGGTAGCTGTAATCCTGATTCGAACGTATGTCCGGAGTCTTATTACCCACATGCGATCCGTCGAGGATCGATTGTCAACCATCTCAGCGGTGGCCTTCGGAGAGAGCGAGCAAGTGAGCGATTTGATGTCTCTGTGAAGGTGATCAAGAAGCACTACGACCCACGCACGGAGCAGGATCGTCTCAACGATCGGCGGGAAGCAGTCAAGCAGTCGTGGAATTGA
- a CDS encoding DUF5305 domain-containing protein, protein MTELDRPVRTKALVRDWYVVFLVVGLLAAVACGWWAYQVNVVHDVETDEHPVDQWTETTDYEHSVVVDQETIPFEAGETLSNRPIYYTNLSDDLSGTYTYEYDANHGNLSVTTDTYLILRAGELENGEVVETYWEVVEPLEAASTSSLSPADAHTVEFDVHIPFVLETISTVEQQVGSAEGVVDARVVSASTVEGTVDGEPVSNSYDSELLLLVDPATFRVSDTMTVEERHQEFETVEVLSEPSLFESLGSIILFGLAFVGLVSLIVARVGGYIELTDEERDLLKHEQHRSQYDDWITAGTFPSEREYEQTVLVDDLEGLVDVAIDTNKRVIEDRELGVSTVLDDEYIYLHVRADSPAHDWLVSYADTTLGEFDEHTF, encoded by the coding sequence ATGACCGAACTGGATCGACCGGTCCGAACCAAAGCCCTCGTCAGGGACTGGTATGTCGTTTTTCTCGTCGTGGGGCTGCTTGCGGCAGTCGCCTGTGGCTGGTGGGCCTATCAGGTCAACGTCGTCCATGATGTCGAGACCGACGAGCACCCGGTCGACCAGTGGACGGAGACCACTGACTACGAACACAGCGTCGTTGTCGACCAAGAGACAATTCCTTTCGAAGCTGGTGAAACCCTTTCGAATCGTCCCATCTACTATACGAATCTCTCGGACGATCTATCGGGAACATACACATACGAGTACGACGCCAACCATGGGAATCTCTCGGTGACGACGGATACCTACTTGATCCTTAGGGCTGGCGAACTCGAGAACGGGGAGGTCGTCGAGACCTACTGGGAGGTCGTCGAACCGCTCGAGGCAGCGAGTACGTCGTCGCTTTCGCCGGCAGACGCCCACACCGTCGAATTCGACGTCCACATTCCGTTCGTTCTCGAGACGATCTCGACCGTCGAACAGCAGGTCGGCTCCGCGGAGGGCGTCGTCGATGCACGGGTAGTTTCGGCGAGTACAGTCGAGGGAACGGTCGACGGTGAGCCGGTCTCGAACAGCTACGACAGCGAGCTGTTGTTGCTCGTCGATCCGGCGACGTTCCGTGTTTCCGACACTATGACCGTCGAAGAGCGCCACCAAGAGTTCGAAACCGTCGAGGTTCTCTCAGAACCATCGCTGTTTGAATCTCTCGGCTCGATTATATTGTTTGGCCTCGCGTTCGTCGGGCTCGTCTCGCTGATCGTCGCCCGTGTCGGTGGGTACATCGAACTCACTGACGAGGAACGAGACCTGCTAAAACACGAGCAGCACCGCTCGCAGTACGACGATTGGATCACGGCTGGCACGTTCCCGTCTGAACGCGAGTACGAACAGACGGTCCTCGTCGACGATCTCGAGGGCCTAGTCGACGTTGCGATCGATACGAACAAGCGAGTAATCGAAGACCGTGAACTGGGGGTCAGCACGGTGCTCGACGACGAGTATATTTACCTGCACGTACGGGCCGACTCACCGGCACACGACTGGTTGGTCAGCTATGCGGACACCACTCTGGGGGAGTTCGATGAGCATACGTTTTGA
- a CDS encoding tyrosine-type recombinase/integrase yields MTDTLEPLAPGEAMQMYLDERSHELAEATIQSHRYRLKQFVQWCEQDGIDNLNDFSGRDIHRFRVKRRNEDELATASMKGQLATLRMFLRFCATIDAVEPGLDEKIILPTTTEADARTELLNPDRARQILDFLNQYRYARLEHALMEVLWHTGLRIGAAIGLDREDYSSEEQYLTLVHRPEEGTSLKNGRKSERLVALSETVCEILDDWLSVNHPGVRDQYEREPLFATKIDRLSRTRGRTIVYQYTRPCVYADCCPHDRELDECDAVPTERSHACPSSLSPHPVRRGAITYFLKSDVPENVVSDRMDASEAVLDRHYDQRSEREKLRQRRQYLPSN; encoded by the coding sequence ATGACAGACACCCTCGAACCACTCGCACCAGGAGAGGCCATGCAGATGTACCTCGACGAACGGAGTCACGAACTCGCGGAGGCGACGATCCAGTCTCACCGGTATCGTCTCAAGCAGTTCGTCCAGTGGTGTGAACAGGACGGTATCGACAATCTCAACGACTTTAGCGGGCGAGACATCCACCGGTTCCGCGTCAAACGACGAAACGAGGACGAACTCGCAACAGCCAGCATGAAGGGACAGCTGGCGACCCTGCGAATGTTCCTCCGCTTCTGTGCGACGATTGATGCGGTAGAACCAGGACTCGATGAGAAGATCATCCTCCCGACTACGACCGAAGCTGATGCTCGCACCGAATTACTGAATCCAGATCGTGCTCGACAAATCTTAGACTTTCTCAATCAATATCGATACGCGCGCTTAGAACACGCGCTGATGGAGGTCCTCTGGCACACGGGGCTCCGAATCGGCGCAGCGATCGGGCTCGATAGGGAGGACTACAGCTCCGAGGAGCAGTATCTCACTCTTGTACATCGGCCTGAGGAGGGGACCTCACTCAAAAATGGGCGGAAGAGTGAGCGGCTCGTTGCACTGAGTGAGACGGTCTGTGAGATTCTTGATGACTGGCTCTCGGTTAACCACCCCGGAGTCCGTGATCAGTACGAACGCGAGCCACTGTTTGCGACGAAAATCGATCGGTTGAGCCGAACCCGCGGCCGGACGATCGTCTACCAGTACACGCGTCCGTGCGTGTATGCCGATTGCTGCCCCCACGACAGAGAACTTGATGAGTGTGATGCGGTACCTACTGAGCGTTCACATGCGTGCCCTTCCTCGTTGAGCCCACACCCCGTCCGACGTGGTGCGATCACTTATTTTCTGAAATCTGACGTTCCCGAAAACGTCGTGAGCGATCGGATGGACGCCAGCGAGGCGGTTCTTGATAGGCACTATGACCAGCGATCAGAGCGAGAGAAGCTTCGGCAACGACGACAATATCTTCCAAGTAATTAA
- a CDS encoding IS5 family transposase → MPTQIFRFTERCVWTAKRVADDTDEPAAPEGGGGFADYAMIPLHCLRIYLGTSYRMTIDILTEMPRIIRKIGLEPADLPHPSTLCLAFDRLEMSVCRVLLRYSAQLHETGEIGTIDATYFDRSRASRHYCRRTNYHVQTMKVTKLVDTETQAILDLHCTTTWEGSDAEICEQLARKHAGELRVLTADKGYDCNWLREDLRELDIRPLIKHCVHAPYDHAHNARIDDELYGQRAMSETVFSSVKRSLGVALRARTWYREFREIALMCAVYNIKKAAKQEIPLPSCD, encoded by the coding sequence GTGCCAACCCAAATCTTCCGCTTCACCGAACGCTGTGTCTGGACTGCTAAAAGAGTTGCTGACGACACGGACGAACCCGCCGCCCCGGAAGGCGGCGGCGGGTTCGCCGATTATGCGATGATTCCGCTTCACTGCTTGCGAATTTACCTCGGGACGTCCTATCGGATGACCATCGACATCCTCACGGAGATGCCACGAATAATCCGGAAGATCGGCCTTGAACCGGCCGATCTCCCTCATCCATCCACACTATGTCTAGCGTTCGATAGACTTGAGATGAGTGTGTGCCGAGTGCTGCTGCGCTATTCAGCGCAGCTGCACGAGACTGGTGAGATCGGCACGATCGACGCGACGTACTTCGACCGCTCTCGTGCAAGTCGCCACTACTGCCGACGAACAAACTACCACGTTCAGACGATGAAAGTGACGAAACTCGTCGATACAGAGACGCAAGCGATTCTCGATCTTCACTGTACTACGACGTGGGAAGGAAGTGATGCAGAAATCTGTGAGCAACTCGCCCGCAAGCACGCGGGCGAGTTGCGCGTCCTCACAGCGGACAAGGGCTACGACTGTAACTGGCTTCGAGAAGACCTCCGAGAACTCGACATTCGGCCGTTGATCAAGCACTGCGTCCATGCACCGTACGATCACGCGCATAACGCGCGGATTGATGACGAACTCTACGGTCAACGAGCCATGTCGGAAACCGTCTTCTCGTCTGTCAAGCGCTCGCTGGGCGTCGCCCTGCGAGCGCGGACATGGTACCGAGAATTTCGTGAGATTGCGCTGATGTGTGCGGTTTACAACATCAAGAAGGCCGCAAAACAGGAAATTCCGCTCCCGTCATGCGATTAA
- a CDS encoding sacsin N-terminal ATP-binding-like domain-containing protein, with translation MSGDVPSPQEWKEWIRDQRTDLKQEYKRRPPRLVSDYKREVSQLKGYSDRVLLELLQNADDAGIDASEPVRGLIRVTDAGIYVANTGDPFTKGGVESLLISDNSPKEFRNDSIGYKGLGFRSILNWGSDVLILSGELSLGFSDEFAVEFLEELQTESRDIERRVSEFEAAGTYPPIAKLSVPKWLNEGDIEPEALKQVYQEATEIQGEGYETVVGIPRGENDEVSAQLDNLVPETTLFLRNLSTLRIDRHGEVEKWSIDRGEDSVSIQIGNGKPERWTVLEDEGTIPEEYKSEGQTQDEYEIKVAFPSTDVPDAIVDADLFVFFPTEVNFPYPLLAHATFELDDSRNHLVTSDTNHYVAQKLAEVMADTAIELSERNGNSWSAFAAVSSIRDLDSQFKKLGSKDKETGFEDILRTEAADKAILPVHGNGYIAPNQATRIRGDFDGLLSYKQFIDVALSPPSDVIEKQLKLFGIPELEYEVFRDRLEEISEKLSVEERASIVRELLRYDLLQPEDPPELLIDTNEHVIPKEARVFLPPEDDTISLPDWVPQKILSQELTVALKNELSVTTNRKLIDELAPFSISEYNLGSLVQAIVAETNRRAKDSPNDEIEWSNKMVRALWELYRLPDDKPRIPEGASIRLPTRGGNSKRATELYLGEEYPNGSLLEALYAPLDDDSFVVSGDSLRIDAIPSQLESFLCWMGVNDKPKRIKTQPNREFRNYVLNQLDYPARFGRDVYFDSVKDANSRSGRYKLKDFETIDRLDRILEQADPHAILTLLSWVRSDLESWRREGDTSATFAFKPHRKRNWRYLKTQSIPSYPYWLIQNTEWVPVEGGEVMAPTQCSIDSEAKRYSPAIGFPSADLEHELFDEFDVDRHTFRSVLQDVGVVIDLAELSWDSLYSLLSALPEINPSDSRVKKLYSLILSKDGSPPNEHVDSFTRDGKVLAEHDGETSYHRIKNVRYSRTESLPEAIRDSYPELVVNTSFGSSKVADVLGVKTLSMDSVELTEIEPTEYPLNGRDKQEFKQLKQYVYGLRLDQQNESRDRATIKQLDIRICEAFQAKAIVDDTTIPIELKRGDFVLWNSVAYVLPMELNFAGPLLTNEDFAALVGDVFSSALDVNIRNEVYMLATAGDRERVFGILTGRDSTVLDDARRRMSSGPSDLGDITPPEINRRENSTLSGELSGDNPSPDRENRDEKEPQSAEDLTPTDVGSVRTERGSVELIESRTISVRQTPTPTGPPTREQSYRQADGPRAETLCTKFEEEQGRFPIPVGHIQGYDSYRCDIISFKTEAKRAQFCDESDPTLIDRYIEVKARSSKKGSITLSGNALRAAEEHRNRYFLYRAYESTADRDSYKVVVLKDPLGCNEATTRKVSVNPFKTAQSTEYDVSVIGDQEDESGAN, from the coding sequence ATGAGTGGAGACGTTCCTAGTCCTCAAGAGTGGAAGGAATGGATACGCGACCAGCGAACCGATCTGAAACAGGAGTACAAACGACGACCACCCCGGCTCGTCTCCGACTACAAACGAGAAGTGTCTCAGCTGAAAGGCTACTCGGACCGTGTCCTTTTAGAGTTGCTACAGAACGCCGACGACGCAGGTATAGATGCCTCGGAGCCGGTCAGGGGGTTGATCCGGGTCACTGATGCAGGCATCTATGTCGCGAACACTGGCGATCCGTTCACCAAAGGGGGAGTCGAATCTCTCCTCATTAGTGACAACAGCCCCAAGGAGTTCCGAAACGACAGTATCGGCTACAAAGGCCTGGGATTCCGATCTATCCTCAACTGGGGCTCCGACGTTCTCATTCTGAGTGGCGAGTTGTCCCTAGGGTTCTCCGACGAGTTTGCAGTTGAGTTTTTGGAGGAGCTTCAAACTGAGAGTCGGGACATCGAACGGCGCGTCAGTGAATTCGAAGCCGCGGGAACGTACCCTCCCATCGCCAAGTTGAGTGTTCCAAAGTGGCTCAACGAAGGTGACATCGAACCAGAAGCCCTCAAACAGGTTTACCAAGAGGCGACCGAAATTCAGGGAGAAGGCTACGAAACTGTCGTCGGAATTCCTCGAGGGGAAAATGACGAGGTGTCCGCTCAGTTGGATAACCTCGTTCCGGAAACGACACTCTTCCTGCGAAACCTCTCCACTCTGAGAATCGACCGACACGGAGAGGTCGAAAAGTGGTCTATAGACCGTGGTGAAGATTCCGTCTCGATTCAAATCGGTAATGGGAAACCCGAGAGATGGACTGTCCTCGAAGATGAGGGAACCATTCCTGAAGAGTACAAATCGGAAGGCCAGACTCAAGACGAGTACGAAATCAAAGTAGCATTCCCATCCACAGATGTCCCCGACGCCATCGTCGACGCCGATCTGTTTGTGTTTTTTCCGACAGAGGTCAATTTCCCATATCCGTTACTAGCACACGCGACGTTCGAACTAGACGACAGTCGCAACCATCTAGTCACTAGTGACACTAATCATTACGTCGCGCAGAAACTTGCAGAGGTGATGGCTGACACCGCTATCGAACTAAGTGAGCGCAATGGGAATTCCTGGAGCGCGTTCGCAGCGGTGTCGTCAATTCGCGATCTCGATTCCCAATTCAAGAAGCTAGGGTCGAAAGACAAGGAAACTGGGTTCGAGGACATCCTTCGAACAGAGGCTGCTGACAAGGCCATTCTTCCTGTTCACGGCAACGGTTACATCGCACCCAATCAAGCCACTCGAATCCGAGGGGATTTCGACGGACTGTTGAGTTACAAACAGTTCATCGACGTTGCCCTGAGTCCACCATCTGATGTAATCGAAAAGCAGTTGAAGTTGTTCGGGATCCCTGAATTAGAGTACGAAGTGTTCAGAGACCGACTGGAGGAGATCTCAGAGAAGCTTTCGGTGGAAGAGAGGGCAAGCATCGTACGGGAACTGCTGAGATACGACCTGCTCCAGCCAGAGGACCCGCCCGAACTGCTCATCGATACGAACGAACACGTAATTCCCAAGGAGGCGAGAGTATTTCTACCCCCAGAGGATGACACGATCTCACTACCAGACTGGGTTCCTCAAAAGATTCTCAGTCAAGAACTCACAGTTGCGCTTAAAAACGAGCTCAGTGTCACGACCAACCGTAAGCTGATAGACGAACTGGCCCCGTTTTCGATCTCAGAGTATAATTTAGGGAGTCTGGTCCAAGCGATCGTCGCTGAGACAAACCGTCGAGCAAAGGACTCGCCGAACGACGAAATCGAGTGGTCGAACAAGATGGTCCGGGCACTCTGGGAGTTGTATCGACTCCCGGACGATAAACCCAGGATTCCTGAGGGTGCCTCTATTCGTCTGCCGACCAGAGGCGGGAATTCGAAACGAGCTACTGAACTGTATCTTGGCGAAGAGTATCCAAACGGATCACTCCTCGAAGCCCTATACGCACCGCTTGACGACGATTCGTTCGTCGTCTCTGGGGACAGTCTGAGAATCGATGCGATACCTTCCCAACTTGAATCATTCCTCTGCTGGATGGGTGTGAACGACAAGCCGAAGCGAATCAAAACTCAACCGAACCGCGAGTTTCGTAACTACGTTTTGAACCAACTGGACTATCCAGCACGGTTTGGCAGAGACGTGTATTTCGACTCTGTCAAGGATGCCAACTCGAGGTCTGGAAGGTACAAGCTAAAGGACTTCGAGACTATCGATCGGTTGGACAGAATTCTGGAGCAAGCAGATCCCCATGCAATACTAACTTTACTCTCATGGGTCCGATCGGATCTTGAATCCTGGCGAAGAGAGGGCGATACATCGGCGACGTTCGCTTTCAAGCCCCACAGAAAACGAAACTGGCGGTACCTGAAGACGCAGTCAATCCCGTCGTACCCGTACTGGCTCATCCAGAATACCGAGTGGGTTCCTGTGGAGGGAGGTGAGGTGATGGCTCCAACACAGTGCTCAATCGATTCCGAAGCAAAGAGATACTCCCCTGCAATCGGCTTTCCATCCGCGGATCTCGAACACGAACTGTTCGACGAGTTTGATGTAGACAGACACACCTTCCGATCGGTGCTGCAAGATGTCGGTGTCGTAATAGACCTGGCCGAACTATCGTGGGACTCGCTGTACTCTCTACTGTCGGCTCTTCCGGAAATTAATCCGAGTGACAGTCGCGTCAAAAAGCTCTACAGCCTGATACTGTCCAAGGATGGTTCTCCTCCTAACGAGCACGTAGACTCCTTCACACGGGACGGGAAGGTTCTCGCTGAACACGATGGCGAGACGTCGTACCATCGCATAAAAAACGTTCGATACTCGAGAACAGAGTCGCTTCCAGAAGCTATCCGTGATTCGTACCCGGAGTTAGTAGTAAACACCAGCTTCGGGAGTTCCAAAGTTGCCGACGTTCTCGGGGTAAAAACTCTCTCAATGGATTCAGTTGAACTAACAGAGATCGAACCGACTGAATACCCCCTGAACGGGCGCGACAAACAAGAGTTCAAGCAGCTCAAGCAGTACGTGTATGGCCTTCGTCTTGATCAGCAGAACGAGTCCCGAGATCGGGCTACGATCAAGCAGTTGGATATCCGAATCTGTGAAGCGTTTCAGGCTAAGGCAATCGTAGACGATACCACGATACCCATCGAACTCAAACGGGGGGACTTCGTACTCTGGAACTCGGTAGCCTATGTGCTTCCGATGGAGTTGAACTTCGCGGGCCCCCTCCTCACCAACGAGGACTTCGCTGCCTTAGTCGGGGATGTATTCTCCTCCGCTTTGGACGTCAACATCAGGAACGAGGTCTACATGTTAGCAACGGCGGGCGACCGCGAGCGGGTATTTGGAATCCTCACCGGAAGAGACAGTACTGTCTTGGACGATGCGAGACGTCGAATGAGTTCTGGCCCCTCTGACCTCGGAGACATCACTCCACCCGAGATCAACCGGCGAGAAAATAGTACGCTGTCAGGCGAACTGAGCGGAGATAACCCTTCTCCGGACAGGGAAAACCGTGATGAGAAAGAGCCGCAGAGTGCCGAGGACCTGACGCCCACTGATGTCGGTAGTGTCCGCACCGAACGAGGGAGTGTCGAACTAATAGAATCGCGAACCATTTCAGTTCGACAAACTCCAACTCCGACAGGTCCTCCCACACGTGAACAATCGTACAGGCAAGCTGACGGTCCTCGGGCGGAGACACTCTGCACGAAGTTTGAGGAGGAGCAGGGCCGGTTCCCAATACCCGTGGGACACATACAGGGGTACGACTCCTATCGCTGTGACATTATCTCGTTCAAGACAGAAGCCAAGCGAGCCCAATTCTGTGACGAAAGTGATCCGACACTAATTGACAGATACATAGAGGTGAAAGCCAGAAGCAGCAAAAAAGGAAGTATTACTCTCTCGGGGAATGCTCTGCGAGCTGCGGAAGAGCACCGAAACCGATACTTCCTGTACAGGGCCTACGAGAGTACCGCGGACCGCGACTCGTACAAAGTGGTGGTTCTGAAGGACCCACTCGGATGTAACGAAGCCACCACGAGAAAAGTCAGTGTCAACCCATTCAAAACCGCCCAATCTACCGAATACGACGTCTCGGTTATAGGCGACCAAGAAGACGAGAGTGGGGCCAATTGA
- a CDS encoding S24/S26 family peptidase has translation MNPRDLTQYAVAAVLATLIVVLLFGQLLGQPFLVFVETGSMSPTLEPNDGFVAIPALFAGEVEPGDVIVFDSRELGGGEVTTHRVEAVTGEGYLTKGDANPFLDQDGDEPPVAHGQVRSVALQLDGDLVVIPGLGATVTAVSGTVESVQERVLTPFGIDPPDIRTVSTTILVLGLALYIMSAIRWTADRRARRRSDDSPLQNALVLIAILTLVVIVPVNASMLLPSGTYQYELVSSTSPTDDEWVAGVGDSTDVTYVMRNSGHLPVITVLEPASDGVDPPDGYTYIPRGTTVETSVTMHAPDETGVHLRFVSEYRYLVVLPPSLIAALHAIHPVVALAAINATVAGAVIAVSFTTLGTDRIKVRSKRRELTLVERLKRRLPPPPRW, from the coding sequence ATGAACCCGCGAGACCTCACGCAGTACGCTGTCGCCGCCGTTCTCGCCACGCTGATCGTCGTCTTACTCTTTGGGCAGTTGCTTGGCCAGCCGTTTCTCGTCTTCGTGGAGACTGGGAGCATGTCTCCGACGCTCGAGCCAAACGACGGCTTCGTGGCCATCCCGGCGCTGTTTGCTGGCGAGGTCGAACCGGGCGATGTCATCGTCTTCGACTCACGGGAACTCGGTGGCGGCGAGGTCACTACTCACCGAGTCGAGGCCGTCACGGGTGAGGGGTACTTGACAAAAGGGGATGCGAATCCGTTCCTCGACCAGGACGGCGACGAACCGCCGGTTGCGCACGGACAGGTTCGCTCGGTTGCACTCCAACTCGACGGTGATCTGGTGGTTATTCCGGGCCTCGGTGCGACGGTTACTGCGGTCAGCGGAACGGTCGAATCGGTCCAAGAGCGGGTGCTCACACCGTTTGGAATCGATCCGCCTGACATCAGAACGGTCTCGACGACTATCCTGGTCCTTGGGCTTGCCCTCTACATTATGAGTGCGATCCGATGGACTGCCGACCGGCGAGCACGCCGACGCTCAGATGATAGCCCGTTGCAAAACGCGCTCGTCTTGATCGCGATCCTTACGCTCGTCGTCATCGTTCCGGTGAACGCTTCGATGTTACTCCCCTCGGGCACCTACCAGTACGAACTTGTCAGTTCGACATCACCCACCGACGACGAGTGGGTTGCCGGTGTTGGTGACTCGACCGACGTCACCTACGTAATGCGAAACAGCGGTCATCTCCCCGTCATCACGGTACTCGAGCCCGCAAGTGATGGCGTCGACCCTCCAGATGGCTATACGTACATTCCAAGGGGGACAACAGTCGAGACGTCGGTAACGATGCACGCACCCGACGAGACTGGGGTTCACCTCCGCTTTGTCAGTGAATACCGATACCTCGTCGTGCTGCCGCCGTCGCTGATCGCTGCTTTACACGCTATCCATCCTGTGGTTGCACTCGCCGCAATCAACGCCACTGTAGCCGGAGCTGTAATCGCTGTTTCATTTACAACTCTCGGTACCGACCGGATCAAGGTCCGTTCGAAACGTCGGGAACTAACTCTTGTTGAACGGCTCAAGCGACGACTCCCGCCACCACCACGGTGGTGA